Part of the Falco biarmicus isolate bFalBia1 chromosome 4, bFalBia1.pri, whole genome shotgun sequence genome, TTGGGTTTGTCAAACTGCTTAGACTTCAGATCTGTGTGTTCCAGCATCCTGGCGCTGACATGGACATTAACAGAGGCCTTGAAACATCAGTGCACCAAGAGGAGCAacctgcagcactgccccaCAAACTTCCGCCAGCCAGCAGTTGTTTAGGTGCTCCTTGAGAAGCGGGAATGGAGCTAGCTTACAGGAAACCTTTAAATGATGGTCAgtgctttgatttctttacAACTCTGTCATTAAGTTACCCTTTACCTTGTCTAGAGTGCAGCGCAGCCCAGGCAGAAGCATGTAGGCCTGCACTCTGCTCTGGTaggtgctggctgctctgcaatCAGGGGACCAGCATCCTCAGGGCACGCTTCCCCCTGGCCCCACATCACAGTCAGTGCAGGCACAAGCACTGCTGTCCTGCCCCAAGCACAAAACCAGGCAGTCCCAGACACTGTACCTGCATGAGGACTGTTTGTTTAGGAGGCCTGAGCCCACACCCATTGCACATTCCCCTATGTCTTCTGAGAAGCAGATGGATGCACAGGTCCGAGAGTGCACGTCACCATGCATGGCATGTCACATGGACGAGCTCTGTCAGGACAATCTTCAAGGCAAGGCAGAAGTACTCTGGTACGTATAGAGAAGAGCTAGAGTTTATTCCAAACACCTTTGGGCACAAACTGTAAACAACTTGACTACAGAGAGGATCCCAACAAATGCCCGGGGCACTGGAGCTGCCTAGTTCAGGTTAGAGTTTGTAGACTTGGGATAGGGAGACCGATACCCTACAACTGAAACTGATCAATGCAGCGTATTTGCTCCTTGTCCCACAAAATGGCCTAATCCCCCTATCTTGCTTTTCTTAGTGAGTATGGAGTCTGTCCTGATTAGTATGGGTAAACAGGATGCTCCAAAATAGGTGTGTGAGGCAAAGCACaaggctggctggggcagggacacagcAACAGGTTTGGCACAGGGGGCTGAAGTGGCCTGGCAGGAGGTATGCGAGGGGAAGGGGTTAGCTGGGAAGGCACGGACGGCACCTGCAGGGATGGAACATATGCAGAGAAAGGTGCAGTAGGATTGGAACCACAGCCCTTAGTAGAGAACATCCTCGAAGCTGAGCAGCAGGAAACGGTGCAGGGCACTTGGCAGGTGCAGCTgagacaggacaagaagcaacCGGCCCTCCAGGAAGGTCCTGAGTGTGCAGCGAGCCAGGTGCTGCAAGGAGCGAGGTCTCCGTTCCAGGGAGAAAAGTGACTGGTAGAAACATGGGTATTTctgcagagagaggagaggacCAGAGgcagataaaactgaaaatatcaccctgggagcagagggagaacCAGACATCCCTTTACCTGagccaccacagtgcgtcctcCCTATCCCTATACCCCACACAGCACCACCCTGCAAATCTCCACTCAGCCCCTGTCCTGCCCCAAGCCCCCTCTGGCACACTGCTGCGGCAGCCCAGCTGCATGCCCTCCAGCCAACAGAATGCATTTCCTAACCTGTACGACCTCTGCTGGAACAGCTTCCACCCAGTCCTCGGAGATATGCACATGATCATAGCTGTTCATCAGGGCTTCGATGACACGTGGGCAGGTATGGCAGTACCGCAGCACCTGCACCAGGGAGAAAGCAGATGAACACCACCTTTGGGCAAGGTCCTGCAAGTCCCACTATGCCTCCAAAAAAGCTGCTCAGAACCAGCTGCGGTAAATCCAGGGGACGAATGTCCTTCCCTCACGCTGCGCCAGAAGATCAAAACCACTGATGGTGGGAAATGCCAAGAGCACCACTCCTGCAAGGGGGGCAGCTGAGCCACCACCCAACACACACAGTGCACTCACATTCAGCACCACTGGGCCCCCACAGCCTCTTCTCAGATGTAGGACTAACTTAAGTGGCTGGGATGCAGATCTCCTTCAGCTGCCTCATGGCTGCGAGTAGCTTATAAGCAACCAACACTCCTGCTTTACGCCAGGCTCCTTTCCTCACATTTCCCTAGTTAGAGCGCGAGTTGTTCTGGGGCAAGGACTAACACCCATTTTGCATGCAGCAAGGCTAAGGCATACTGCATCTCTGCCAAGGGCTGCACAGGGGTCTCGGGGATGTGTTGAGCCTGTTTGGCAGGGGACTGCACTGACCCTGTATCTGTGCTGTGTGCAATGGGTGGCTGAAGAGGTACTGTGCCCACGCCAGCTGCTACACAGAGCCCCAGGAAGACATCGCGCATATTTTGTGCAACACATCTCCAGTGTGTACCACATCCAAGCTGGTGCTGTGTATCCTACACCACCAGTGTGGCCTTCGGAGCACACCCCACCCATGCATAGCTGCGCAGAGGCAGATCCCGCCCCGGCTCTTGGCTCCCACTCCCTACGGCCCAGGCCAGCAGTAGCTGTCAGAGTCTATCCCGGCTGTAGGAGTGATCCTCATTATCTGGCGTTAATAGGAGATTAATTAGTGTTAATTGTtgattttcctgtattttcccAAAGGGGAGAGCAATCTGCTGATCTCCAGGCTGGGTAATTATTGCACTGCTCAGGAATTAAGACAGGAAATTAACCCTTTGTGTGCTGGTGCCTTGCAGAGACAGTATGAGCTGGAGGGTATACCCCAAAGAGGAAACACATCCCCTGACAGGAAAAGGGCCAACACTTTCCAGGGCAAGTGATTAGGGAAACTGGGTAAGTATTGTCCACACAGCTTagcaggcagaagcaggagaGTTCTACAGGAGAACATACCCCAGGAAAAAACCTCAGGGAATCCCTTACCAGTAACACCAgttccccttcccccagccacTGGGAAGAGACAGGCAGGACAGCAAGCTGGCTGGCACAGAACAAGCCCTGCTGTGACAGAAACATCACTGGGGCCCTGATGTTGAcagccttcccttcccaccaTGCACAGCTGTGAGCACCGCACCTTGAGGAGGGAGCCAGGCCAGATGCGGATGGCACCGTGGTTGAGCAGGGCTCGCACCACAAGCTCTGGCTGGTGCTCCAGCTTGTAGGCAGTTGCTTGCAGGATattttgcagtgctgtgttgcCGCTGTAGTTCATGACATTGACGTTTGCACCCCGGGACAGCAGTAACTCTGCTATTTGAGAATTGGCATTCTTGCAGGCCAGGTGAAGCGGGTGCTGACGGTCCCTGTCTGCAGCATTGATGTTAGCACCACTCTccaccagcagctggcagaCCTGGTAGTAGCGGTCCATGTCCTGAGGCTGATGGGGCTGAGCACAGGCAGAGTTCAGTGGTGTCTGCCCCTCCTCATtctctgcctccagctcagCCCCGTGGCGCAGAAGCAGCTGGACGTGGTCTGTTAGGCCATACCGTGCTGCTACATGCAGCACTGTgtcatcctcctcctctgtccGACTGTTGACGCTGGcgccatgctgcagcagctgctggacaCACCTATGTAGGCCAAGATAACTCAGTGACAGGCTCTCCTCTCCAGCTCCCATACTACTTCCCACCCCCATGCCTGTACCATCCCACAGTTTTCACTTTTCCTGAGTCCAAAAAATCACTGCCAAAAATCCTCTTGTGCCCTGGAGCAGTGGTTATAAGCCAGGATGACTGGTGAGCAGAGATACCATCATCCTAATTCTAGCTAACTCTCCACACATCTTTAATAAAGTGTCATCACACCCAAAGCCTGCCCCCATACCCCCATGGAGGCCTGTCTGCACAAGCAGGCAGCGAGATGGCAGCACTAAGCTCAGCTGCATCAGCTGAGGACTAGAGCTTGCAGTTGTCTGTGGGATTTCAGAGGTGACCCTCGTGCAGGAACAGGCAGCAAGGCCACCCCAATCAGCAGCCAttgctgcagccaccagcccagctgcagggatgAGTAGGGACCCTTCTACACAGGGTGAGGCTTGGGGATGGGGAGGCCCACTGTGCCCCTGGGGAAAACTCACTCGATGGAGTCTGGGCTCTTGCAGAGGTGCAGAGGCTTGTAGCCATCCTCAGAGACGGCCTCGGGGTCAGCACCAAAGCTGAGCAGCAGGCGCACACAGTCCACGCTGGCTGCTGCACAAGCCTCGTGCAGGGCAGTCTTACCCCCTGGTGCGAAGTTGACAGCTGCCCccctgagcagcaggagccGCAGGCAGTCTGTGTAGCCCCGGCTGGCTGTGATGTGCAGTGGCGTGGTGAGCTCCTGCTCATAGCTCAGAGACCACAGTCCTACAGGGAAAGAGAGGTCAGGGAGCCATGTCCAGCCACACTGCACAAAAACACTGGGCCCAGAGCTGCCCTTTCCCCCAGGGTACCTGTGGTACACCCCCACCCTGAGAGACTCGGGTACCCCCTCAAGGGACTGCCAATTCCTTCTCTGCCACGTCGCTGCCTTTGGACCATCTCAAAGCAAAGATCTGGGGATGACTCTGCACAGCCGTGATGACGGAAGCTCTAAGGAGCaggagccctgggcaggggctgctcccagaCAGTGCAGCTCAGTCAGGCAGCACAGGGTTTCTGTTGACAGGAGTGCAGCGGatgaaggggctggggcacaggcagggctgaaAGCAGCAAGGTGGCTGGCAAGAGCACCATGCATGAAGCACCACAAATACAAGGAACcaggcagtaaaaaaaaaaagaggggctGAAGCAGGCTGCCACGTACAAGGGACTCAGACAAGCCCTGACCATGGTGCAGACAAACAAGCTTCAGCAGAGAGGGACATCTAGGGCCTAGGAGAGAGCAAGGGGCTGAAACCTGCCAACTGTCAAAGATGCTGACCTTGCTGGAAGCATTGCTGAACTGGTGTGGTCTGCAGGCAAACACCCTGCAGCTGTTACAGGAAAAGGGCTCCTTAAATCACACTTGTTGCTGCCTACCCAGGCTGGACTAGAGGACTACATCCCAGACTGCATGACATGTTCGACATTACATCCCTCTCACCTCTTTCTCGCAGAAGCAGCACATGATCAACTTTATTTCCCAGGGCTAGTTTCAAACTAGATCATCTCAAGGACCTGAGACAGGGCTGTGACAATTCCTTGCCCAGCACAGGCCACAGGGAGAACCAGCAGCTCAGAACAGGCTGCAGACAGAAAAGGCACACAGAGCCAGGCTACAGGGCCAGTCACAGAAGGAGTACAGCCGAGGGCTTGCATCTCCCTTGCCCAGTGGGAGAACTCAAGCAGTTCCCAAGCACTTGCACAACCCCTCTAGAAGGGGCAGGTGCCCTGGACACCTCTCACGCTCCCACACATACCCTCCCGCAAGCAGCACAGAAGAGCCTATCCACACCCCGGTGCTCTCACCCCCATCCCCGCTCCTCTGTAACCCAAATAGCACCCATGACACaatcccagcagcagcaatgccacGCAGCATAAGCAAAAGGCTCTGAGCCCCTCTTCAGCTGGGCCACGCCACCTGCCCACTGCCTCCCTGCATACTCAGCCGGCGGAGGTTGAAGCGGTAGTTTTTCCACTCTTCCAGGTCGCTGGTGTCAAACACAGTGTTGGGACTCAGGTTATTCTGAGGGTCACTGAGGATCTCTGCCACAACCCCCCGGTCCCCTGTCAGCAGGGCCTGCCAGTAAGCCTGGGGAGGGCCATCCACCTTCCGTGTGCAAATGGGCTCCTGACTCTTATCTCCTCTACCTGTGATGCTACCCATGACGCAGCACCCAGACCCTGCACAGAAGCCAGAgcaggacctgctgctgcctcgCTGGCCAGGCTCTGATCCAATGGGTCCAGCCCCACCAGCGCCCCACACTCCCTCtgtgggctgcctgcctgctccagcatgctCCACAGGGAGGGAGAACATGCCGTGTCGCTGTTTGGCCCAGGTTGGGTACAGCTCAGGTCTCGGCTTTTCTATTCTGGGAAACCTTGTGACCAAATGTTGGATCAAGAGGCCAGTAAGGACACTCCTCTCAGGCAGCAGTCACTGGCTGTGAAGGGAAAGCACCTCAGCATGGCAGCCTGAAGGGTAGAAATGAACCCAGGACATCGCTAAGacaagagagagagaagcagtcTCATGCCCAGCTACCCTGCTgtcacccagctgctgcccagatCACAGCAGCACACTTTGGTCCAGCCCTTGGCTCCTTGCATGTCTCCAGCACTGCACCCCCTTGACACTTAGGCAGGTTCTTAAACAAGCCACTGGACAGCTCTTTTTAATCAAAGCTCAAAGCCAAAGGACAGGTAGAAATAGGTACGAGGATGGGAAATGGTGCATTACAAGTGAAGTAAAAATGTAGAAGGTAATTATCCTTTAGAccccttcctctgctcctcCTTGAAATTCAGCCTGGCAGAGAGCTCCTGCATGGTTTAATACTCCCTTTCCCATCCTCTGACAGTCTCCCTACTTGGGGTTCCCCACTGCTGTCCTTTCACCGGAGATGgcattttcc contains:
- the ASB10 gene encoding ankyrin repeat and SOCS box protein 10, with amino-acid sequence MDCTFSSATQCLLQLDEEQLDQCKCFRHVRPCYYHHEHSLSLVGQRCRNSRLEPLECRDLLVQNALFTGDLEMVQKYFTKSAAVNLIIETKGDELRWTSRKLGLWSLSYEQELTTPLHITASRGYTDCLRLLLLRGAAVNFAPGGKTALHEACAAASVDCVRLLLSFGADPEAVSEDGYKPLHLCKSPDSIECVQQLLQHGASVNSRTEEEDDTVLHVAARYGLTDHVQLLLRHGAELEAENEEGQTPLNSACAQPHQPQDMDRYYQVCQLLVESGANINAADRDRQHPLHLACKNANSQIAELLLSRGANVNVMNYSGNTALQNILQATAYKLEHQPELVVRALLNHGAIRIWPGSLLKVLRYCHTCPRVIEALMNSYDHVHISEDWVEAVPAEVVQKYPCFYQSLFSLERRPRSLQHLARCTLRTFLEGRLLLVLSQLHLPSALHRFLLLSFEDVLY